One window from the genome of Eucalyptus grandis isolate ANBG69807.140 chromosome 7, ASM1654582v1, whole genome shotgun sequence encodes:
- the LOC104453851 gene encoding uncharacterized protein LOC104453851, with amino-acid sequence MKDRGKAVEAYKGGGGGDGDGFFADNYYSSSSENPCRKHPGASSVGVCAQCLKDRLARLVCSECGEQRLSSCSCSSDISSNRNSCTVEVGSVGRISFLLESDKSELLLSRQISTSSKPRAGGAEYSNNKAEEAMMFKRSSSSCVEIKRVHGIWRIGKLFRKKKDRKKSVDNGFDAKSEMWVVDHQSGVSRSRSLSSFRGGKNCYGSEDGGDHWTFSGARSSISGARTSSVNGGLLFDPERKSCFSEAEFRRSGFSESDTIRRSCFSEAEPRRSGFSEAEPRKSGFDGGERKENGLPLEHHVTPSFDPIGNKPATRRIFSLKEGDFTGGDDTGFIDLKFFSTEARQDPKMGTLGNSRSAFGSIRGGVGEGSGGGGGGGGTAQGGDFRSGSCRVTVSEKEVKVKQGRRSFMGWRWGFGHHQHHPNWMMAAKKRDEAVLCKE; translated from the coding sequence ATGAAAGACAGGGGCAAAGCTGTGGAAGCGTACaagggcggcggcggaggagacgGCGACGGGTTCTTCGCCGACAACTACTACTCCTCGTCGTCGGAGAACCCGTGCCGGAAGCACCCGGGGGCGTCCTCCGTCGGGGTCTGCGCCCAATGCCTCAAGGACCGCCTCGCCAGGCTCGTCTGCTCCGAGTGCGGGGAGCAGCGCCTCTCCTCCTGCTCCTGCTCctccgacatctcctccaaccgCAACTCCTGCACCGTCGAGGTCGGCAGCGTCGGCCGCATCTCCTTCTTGCTCGAGAGCGACAAGAGCGAGCTCTTGCTCTCGCGCCAGATCAGCACCTCCTCGAAGCCCAGAGCTGGTGGGGCAGAGTACAGTAACAACAAGGCAGAGGAAGCTATGATGTTCAAGAGGAGCAGTAGCAGCTGCGTGGAGATAAAGAGGGTTCACGGGATTTGGAGGATCGGGAAGCTCTTCAGGAAGAAGAAGGATCGCAAGAAGAGCGTCGATAATGGGTTCGATGCGAAGAGCGAGATGTGGGTCGTGGATCACCAGTCGGGCGTGTCCAGATCGAGATCCCTCAGCAGCTTCAGGGGAGGCAAGAACTGTTACGGCTCAGAGGACGGGGGCGATCACTGGACGTTTTCGGGGGCCAGGAGCTCCATTTCAGGGGCTAGGACCTCTAGCGTCAATGGCGGTCTCCTTTTTGATCCCGAGAGGAAGAGTTGCTTCAGCGAAGCGGAGTTCAGGCGAAGCGGGTTCAGCGAATCGGACACGATCAGGAGGAGCTGCTTCAGCGAGGCGGAGCCTAGGAGGAGCGGGttcagcgaggccgagcctagGAAGAGCGGCTTCGACGGcggcgagaggaaggagaacGGGCTGCCCCTCGAGCATCATGTCACTCCTAGCTTTGACCCCATTGGCAATAAACCCGCCACCAGGAGGATTTTCTCTCTCAAGGAAGGCGACTTCACCGGCGGCGACGACACGGGGTTCATCGACTTGAAGTTCTTCTCGACCGAGGCGAGGCAGGATCCGAAGATGGGCACCCTCGGGAATTCGAGATCAGCGTTCGGGAGCATAAGAGGAGGAGTCGGCGAGGGCagtggcggaggcggcggcggcggcggcaccgCGCAGGGAGGCGATTTCAGGAGCGGGTCGTGTCGGGTCACGGTGAGCGAGAAGGAGGTGAAGGTGAAGCAGGGCAGGAGGAGCTTCATGGGGTGGAGGTGGGGCTTCGGGCATCACCAGCACCACCCGAATTGGATGATGGCCGCGAAGAAGAGGGACGAGGCCGTGCTGTGTAAAGAATGA
- the LOC104453852 gene encoding uncharacterized protein LOC104453852, which yields MNLLRIHHDRTSFLLHRAAPRRPSPPFPRPSRLRSSPASVSVSSPLSAACCGFRARGVSERAPPACGDGRGESFGGVAVGMEEEEEDLSVDGVVYRNTLRLVECSMFAALSGLVYFLSNSLSIENYFGCFFGLPIVISSMRWGIAAGRKTMVATAVLLLVLSGPLKALTYLLMHGILGFTIGSLWRLGASWGASIFICTLVRALCAMGYVLISSFLIRENILDLITINLHASISFLFTASGINTVPSMNLIYAIFGSVLLLNSIFLVFLLHLLYSVFLTRLGMRTSLKLPRWLEKAL from the exons ATGAATCTCCTGAGAATTCACCATGACCGGACTTCCTTCCTCCTGCACCGCGCCGCCCCTCGTCGTCCCTCGCCTCCGTTTCCTCGGCCGTCCAGGTTGCGGTCCAGCCCCGCCTCTGTCTCCGTCTCCTCGCCCCTCTCCGCGGCCTGCTGCGGCTTCAGAGCTCGCGGCGTCTCGGAACGCGCCCCGCCGGCGTGCGGCGATGGGAGGGGCGAGAGCTTCGGCGGCGTGGCCGTggggatggaggaggaggaggaggacctGTCGGTTGACGGGGTCGTGTATCGGAACACGCTGAGACTGGTGGAATGCTCCATGTTCGCGGCGCTCTCGGGCTTGGTGTATTTCCTCAGCAATTCGCTCTCGATTGAG AATTACTTTGGTTGTTTCTTCGGATTGCCAATAGTGATCTCCTCGATGAGATGGGGCATTGCAGCTGGGAGGAAAACCATG GTTGCCACAGCTGTGCTGTTACTTGTCCTCTCTGGTCCTCTGAAAGCATTAACTTATCTG CTTATGCATGGGATACTTGGTTTCACAATCGGTTCTTTATGGAG GTTGGGAGCCAGTTGGGGTGCTTCAATCTTCATCTGCACACTT GTTCGGGCGCTGTGTGCCATGGGTTATGTTTTGATATCCTCATTCTTAATAAGGGAAAATATACTTGATCTT ATCACCATAAATCTTCATGCTTCCATTTCCTTCTTGTTCACTGCTTCAGGCATCAACACAGTTCCATCAATGAATCTAATATATGCGATATTTGGAAGCGTG CTTCTGCTGAACTCCATATTTCTAGTTTTCCTGCTACACCTACTGTACTCGGTGTTCCTTACAAGGCTTGGAATGAGAACTTCGCTGAAGCTTCCAAGATGGCTGGAGAAAGCATTATAG